The Mucilaginibacter terrenus genome includes the window GTCTTTAAATTCCTTTACGCCCTTACCTAATCCGCGCATAAGTTCAGGAATTTTTTTACCGCCAAATAATAATAATATCGCGATGATGATCAGAATAATTTCTGGTGCGCCTAATCCACCCATGATTTTTAATGTTTAATTTATGTTAAATGTCTTATGATTGCTTGTATTCTTCCTCAACCTTAGTACTGGCAGTGTCAATATCTGTAGTTTTAGTAAGGTCTATAATAGAGTTTTTATTTGCCGAACCCGTAACAGGGTGCTTTAATTCAGTATCGTCGTTGTAAGTTTCAGGCGCTTCG containing:
- a CDS encoding Sec-independent protein translocase subunit TatA/TatB — its product is MGGLGAPEIILIIIAILLLFGGKKIPELMRGLGKGVKEFKDAQNGDNAAASEEKPKL